A stretch of Triticum aestivum cultivar Chinese Spring chromosome 1D, IWGSC CS RefSeq v2.1, whole genome shotgun sequence DNA encodes these proteins:
- the LOC123181003 gene encoding heterogeneous nuclear ribonucleoprotein 1 has translation MESDQGKLFIGGISWETTEEKLQEHFSNFGEVSQAAVMRDKLTGRPRGFGFVVYADPAAVDAALQEPHTLDGRTVDVKRALSREEQQATKAVNPSAGRNAGGGGGGGGGGGDAGGARTKKIFVGGLPSSLTDEEFRQYFQTFGAVTDVVVMYDQTTQRPRGFGFITFDSEDAVDRVLHKTFHDLGGKMVEVKRALPREANPGSGGGGRSMGGGGFHSNNGPNSNASSYDGRGDASRYGQVQQGSGGYPGYGAGAYGSAPTGYGYGHTNPGTTYGNYGSAGYGGVPAAYAGAYGNPSAAASGYQGGPPGANRGPWGSQAPSGYGTGGYAGNAGYGAWNSSSAGGNAPTSQAPGAAAGYGNQGYGYGGYGGDASYGNHGGYGAYGGRGDGAGNPATGAASGYGAAGYGSGNGNSGYPNAWTDPSQGGGFGGAVNGASEGQSNYGSGYGGMQPRVAQ, from the exons ATGGAGTCGGATCAGGGCAAGCTCTTCATCGGCGGCATCTCCTGGGAGACGACGGAGGAGAAGCTGCAGGAGCACTTCTCCAACTTCGGCGAGGTCTCCCAGGCCGCCGTCATGCGCGACAAGCTCACCGGCCGCCCGCGGGGCTTCGGCTTCGTAGTCtacgccgaccccgccgccgtcgacGCCGCCCTCCAGGAGCCCCACACCCTCGACGGCCGCACG GTCGATGTGAAGCGGGCGCTCTCGCGGGAGGAGCAGCAGGCTACCAAGGCGGTGAACCCTAGCGCAGGAAGGAACGCTGGAGGtggagggggtggcggcggcggcggcggcgatgccggTGGTGCTAGGACAAAGAAGATCTTTGTGGGCGGGCTGCCCTCCAGTCTGACAGATGAGGAGTTCCGGCAGTACTTCCAGACCTTCGGAGCTGTCACTGATGTTGTGGTGATGTATGACCAGACAACACAGCGCCCCCGGGGCTTCGGCTTCATTACCTTTGACTCGGAGGATGCGGTTGACCGTGTGCTGCACAAAACCTTCCACGATCTTGGAGGGAAGATGGTAGAGGTGAAGCGTGCTCTGCCTCGAGAGGCGAATCCTGGCTCGGGTGGCGGCGGACGTTCCATGGGAGGTGGGGGTTTTCATAGTAACAATGGACCCAACTCCAATGCTAGCAGCTATGATGGCAGAGGCGATGCTAGCAGATATGGGCAGGTGCAGCAAGGCAGTGGTGGCTACCCAGGTTATGGTGCTGGAGCTTATGGCAGTGCTCCAACTGGATATGGATATGGGCACACCAATCCTGGAACTACATATGGAAATTATGGGTCTGCAGGGTATGGAGGTGTTCCTGCTGCGTATGCTGGGGCTTATGGCAATCCAAGTGCTGCTGCTTCCGGTTACCAGGGTGGCCCTCCAGGCGCTAATAGAGGACCCTGGGGCAGTCAAGCTCCGTCTGGTTATGGCACTGGGGGTTATGCTGGCAATGCAGGCTATGGTGCATGGAATAGCTCTTCTGCTGGTGGGAATGCACCTACTAGTCAGGCACCTGGTGCAGCTGCAGGTTATGGGAACCAGGGCTATGGTTatggtggatatggaggagatgcATCATATGGTAATCATGGAGGGTATGGTGCTTATGGTGGTCGGGGAGATGGTGCTGGAAATCCTGCTACTGGTGCAGCCTCTGGGTATGGTGCTGCTGGATATGGAAGTGGGAATGGAAACTCTGGATATCCAAATGCGTGGACTGATCCTTCACAAGGCGGAGGATTTGGTGGTGCAGTCAATGGAGCTTCTGAGGGCCAATCAAATTATGGCAGCGGTTATGGTGGTATGCAGCCTAGGGTTGCTCAGTAG